The Coffea eugenioides isolate CCC68of chromosome 8, Ceug_1.0, whole genome shotgun sequence genome has a segment encoding these proteins:
- the LOC113779520 gene encoding uncharacterized protein LOC113779520 yields the protein MIGHSYGMDAQAKATELETTILAAASPPQIAAACSGVEAFLQKHTPDQSRWFFSITFPTLICKTFGFDESSLPSKSQSPNGWIDIAMLSGDSELAGKIFGLLSPNGVLMSSISAVDRLSLVKYVFPIERLPEWVRYMLQNKRDCQVLMDLCPLFRNKVKEDSLKGSPCQVQLNVLEYFLFWFVYYPVCKGSSDGPDGARVRRSRKFRLENWAYSIPGLCSSKRGMEQKNDVNLYCRLLYAYFRAFVPMVDLSAHQPYRSSLLHYSWGHDTSVIERAEFLVNSLIHFWLVHNDFSPLPVSLCKSYGVTLPFRSIFGETPPTSGLGEVITLFVKYLTLNSVLCIEGHDKFGCNGYPPRKVSGSVDVINSKEITLDFTSNNSWNIWVQRPLYRFVLRTFLFCPVESSIKNVSQVFTVWVTYMEPWKVNLQEFAELDATLGMPQKSTSEVTQTSENGYSTAWQTYVLANYLYYSSLVMHFFGFAHKFLHTDPEVIIQMVSKVINLLTSSTELMDLIKIMDTAYHSKPTGSSKLVPNALYSFVPAIREQLQDWENGLCETAADGSFLHDNWNKDLRLFSGGEDGGQQLLQLFVLRAESELQAISGDNVAQSLKCLDSLKAQLSCLFGGPILGSSSRTPEKREHVHTRDEMFRPRSFGHHMVSEVKYKGDWMKRPISDDEIAWLAKLLVDLSAWLNESLGLNQVNSSQGWPAWSYVDLSGNAGNVSGFMDTMKIVFLSLFSWFTAFGKAGLMFMRKRGLKVNLRILASKKIVMVLLMVAAFSISRKAFS from the exons ATGATTGGGCATTCGTACGGTATGGATGCACAGGCGAAGGCGACGGAGCTGGAGACGACGATCCTAGCTGCGGCGTCGCCGCCACAGATAGCCGCTGCGTGTAGCGGAGTGGAGGCTTTCTTACAAAAGCATACGCCGGACCAGTCCCGGTGGTTCTTCTCCATCACTTTTCCCACCCTAATTTGTAAAACTTTTGGCTTCGATGAGTCGTCTTTGCCTTCCAAATCTCAGTCCCCGAACGGTTGGATCGATATCGCTATGCTTTCTGGAGATTCTGAGCTCGCTG GTAAAATTTTCGGCTTATTATCACCAAATGGAGTGTTGATGTCCTCCATTTCAGCTGTTGATAGACTCTCTCTAGTAAAATATGTGTTTCCAATTGAAAGATTACCTGAATGGGTTCGGTATATGCTTCAGAACAAGCGAGACTGTCAGGTTTTGATGGATTTATGTCCATTATTCAGGAACAAGGTTAAGGAGGATTCACTTAAGGGCTCGCCTTGCCAAGTTCAGTTGAATGTTTTGGAGTATTTCTTGTTTTGGTTTGTTTACTACCCTGTCTGCAAGGGCAGTAGTGATGGTCCAGATGGTGCGAGAGTTCGGAGAAGTAGGAAATTTAGGTTGGAGAATTGGGCTTATTCTATTCCGGGGTTGTGCAGCAGTAAACGTGGAATGGAGCAAAAAAATGATGTCAATTTGTATTGTCGTCTACTGTATGCTTATTTTCGTGCTTTTGTGCCTATGGTTGATTTGAGTGCTCATCAACCTTATCGCAGTTCTCTACTTCATTATTCATGGGGACATGATACCTCAGTTATTGAAAGAGCAGAGTTTTTGGTCAATTCCTTGATACATTTTTGGTTGGTTCATAATGATTTCTCACCTCTGCCCGTGAGTTTGTGCAAGTCATATGGTGTGACTTTACCTTtccggtcaatttttggtgAAACTCCGCCTACTTCCGGATTGGGTGAAGTAATTACTTTGTTTGTTAAGTATCTCACTCTTAATTCAGTTCTTTGTATTGAGGGGCATGACAagtttggatgcaatggatATCCTCCACGGAAGGTTTCAGGTTCTGTTGATGTGATTAATTCAAAGGAAATTACACTAGATTTCACCTCCAACAATTCTTGGAACATATGGGTTCAGAGGCCATTATATAGATTTGTATTGAGAACATTTCTATTTTGCCCAGTAGAAAGTTCTATAAAGAATGTTTCTCAAGTATTCACTGTCTGGGTTACTTACATGGAACCTTGGAAAGTTAACTTGCAGGAGTTTGCAGAGCTTGATGCCACACTGGGAATGCCTCAAAAGAGTACATCTGAGGTTACTCAAACGTCTGAAAATGGTTATTCAACTGCCTGGCAAACTTATGTGCTGGCTAATTATCTGTATTATAGCTCTTTGGTTATGCACTTTTTTGGTTTTGCACATAAGTTCCTTCATACAGATCCAGAAGTCATTATACAGATGGTTTCCAAG GTGATAAACCTTTTAACTTCATCGACAGAGCTGATGGATCTCATAAAAATTATGGACACTGCTTATCATTCAAAACCAACAGGGTCATCCAAATTAGTGCCTAATGCCTTATATAGTTTTGTTCCAGCAATCCGCGAGCAATTACAG GACTGGGAAAATGGTCTATGTGAGACAGCTGCGGATGgatcatttttgcatgacaaCTGGAACAAAGATTTACGACTTTTTAGCGGGGGTGAGGATGGTGGACAACAATTACTTCAG CTCTTTGTGTTGCGAGCAGAGTCTGAGCTACAAGCTATATCTGGGGACAATGTTGCACAAAGCCTCAAGTGTCTAGACTCTCTCAAAGCCCAGCTAAGCTGCTTATTTGGCGGGCCAATATTGGGGTCATCTTCCAGAACGCCAGAGAAAAGAGAGCATGTTCATACTCGTGATGAAATGTTCCGACCCAGAAGTTTTGGCCACCATATGGTGTCTGAAGTCAAGTACAAGGGTGATTGGATGAAGCGCCCCATATCTGATGATGAAATTGCATGGCTGGCAAAGCTTCTTGTGGATTTATCGGCATGGTTGAATGAAAGTCTTGGCTTAAACCAGGTGAACAGCAGCCAAGGGTGGCCTGCTTGGTCTTATGTGGATTTGTCAGGTAATGCAGGAAACGTATCGGGATTTATGGATACCATGAAAATTGTGTTCCTTTCATTGTTCTCCTGGTTTACTGCATTCGGCAAGGCAGGGTTAATGTTTATGCGAAAGCGTGGTCTGAAGGTGAACCTCCGA